A single genomic interval of Zingiber officinale cultivar Zhangliang chromosome 4A, Zo_v1.1, whole genome shotgun sequence harbors:
- the LOC121972704 gene encoding uncharacterized protein LOC121972704 — translation MVEETIDNPTNVEQENENNIHVEELDQSLDIELIQTLNVNESNDEDDVDVVNNQSENQETLFPLNVDDQANWDKIDPNIRDFLVERGSSRVDGVLFPKDNNGRHFDASHYKRLLSNGEKKNRKWLVYSISSDKVFCFCCKLFKTQSTMYKIGQLANEGYKDWHNLSHSLKNHEASKEHIDCMINWIELEKRSEKNKTIDDSIQVEINKEKEHWRQLLKRIIAIVHRLAKNNLAFRGDYEKIYAENNGNFLQMIEMIAEFDPIMKEHIRRIQSSETHYTYLGPKIQNELIQMLAHEVKKSIIAKVKKAKYYAVILDCTPDAGHEEQMSLVIRCVDDSATSAVIEEYWVEFLKVDDTSGHGLFIELKTVLKNLGLNLDDIRGQGYGNGSNMKGKHNGVQ, via the coding sequence ATGGTAGAAGAAACAATTGATAATCCAACGAATGTGGAACAAGAGAATGAAAACAACATTCATGTTGAAGAACTTGATCAATCTTTGGATATAGAATTGATTCAAACCCTCAATGTAAATGAATCGAATGATGAAGATGATGTGGATGTGGTTAATAATCAATCTGAAAATCAAGAGACTTTGTTTCCACTTAATGTTGATGATCAAGCAAATTGGGATAAGATTGATCCAAATATTCGGGATTTTTTAGTTGAAAGGGGTTCAAGTAGAGTTGATGGTGTTTTGTTTCCTAAGGATAATAATGGTAGGCATTTTGATGCATCACATTACAAGAGATTACTATCTAATggcgaaaaaaaaaatagaaagtggCTTGTGTATTCAATTTCTTCCGACAAAGTATTTTGCTTCTGTTGCAAATTATTCAAAACTCAAAGTACCATGTACAAAATTGGTCAATTGGCTAATGAAGGGTACAAAGATTGGCATAACTTGAGTCATAGTCTGAAAAATCATGAAGCAAGTAAGGAACATATTGATTGTATGATTAATTGGATTGAATTGGAGAAAAGGTCGGAAAAAAATAAGACAATTGATGATAGTATACAAGTAGAAATCAACAAAGAGAAGGAGCATTGGAGACAACTATTAAAGAGGATAATTGCTATTGTGCATAGATTGGCAAAAAACAACTTGGCATTTCGAGGAGATTATGAGAAAATTTATGCTGAAAACAATGGCAATTTTTTGCAAATGATTGAAATGATAGCGGAGTTTGATCCAATAATGAAAGAACACATTCGTCGGATACAATCAAGTGAAACTCATTATACATATCTTGGTCCTAAAATCCAAAATGAGTTGATACAGATGCTAGCACATGAAGTGAAAAAATCAATCATTGCAAAAGTTAAAAAGGCCAAATATTATGCAGTTATACTAGATTGTACTCCAGATGCAGGTCATGAGGAACAAATGTCCCTTGTAATACGTTGTGTGGATGATTCAGCAACCTCTGCAGTGATAGAAGAATATTGGGTTGAATTTTTGAAGGTAGATGATACATCAGGACATGGACTTTTTATTGAGTTAAAAACTGTGTTGAAAAATCTTGGACTTAATCTTGATGATATAAGAGGCCAAGGATATGGCAATGGAtcaaatatgaaaggaaaacataaTGGAGTGCAGTGA
- the LOC121972703 gene encoding 52 kDa repressor of the inhibitor of the protein kinase-like has protein sequence MGDDSTGKSEAESLATHDLENFEFLVDLVIWYKLLHSVNIVSKILQAEDVDIDVAIKHIKGLMLNFEEYREHGFEKAVNEAKQMANELGIEASFKEKRIIRRKKQFDETITNEVTQSADESFRVNYFLFLIDQGYSSLQSRFEQFKKYEETFRFLFSLEKLKCVDDDNLLRSCENLEQCLKHNDNSDIDGHELFMELTLLKHSLPTEAKRAIDVLNHLKDVDNCYPNAYIAYRILLTIPVTVATVERSFSKLKLIKNYLRSTMSQERLNGLAMLSIEKKIMEYLDYSCLIDIFASKTTRRVIFK, from the coding sequence ATGGGTGATGATTCAACAGGAAAGAGTGAGGCTGAGTCTTTAGCAACACATgatcttgaaaattttgaattcttggTTGATTTGGTAATTTGGTATAAGTTGTTGCATTCAGTAAATATTGTAAGCAAGATTCTCCAAGCTGAAGATGTAGATATTGATGTTGCTATTAAACATATAAAGGGTCTTATGTTGAATTTTGAAGAATATAGAGAACATGGATTTGAAAAGGCTGTTAATGAAGCTAAACAAATGGCAAATGAATTGGGAATTGAAGCTTCATTCAAGGAAAAACGTATTATTAGAAGAAAAAAACAGTTTGATGAAACTATTACAAATGAGGTAACACAATCAGCGGACGAATCTTTCAGAGTTAACTACTTTCTCTTTTTGATTGATCAAGGGTATTCTTCTCTACAAAGCCGGtttgaacaatttaaaaaatatgaagaaaCTTTTAGATTTTTATTCAGTTTGGAGAAATTAAAGTGTGTTGATGATGATAATTTGTTAAGATCTTGTGAAAATCTTGAACAATGTTTAAAGCATAATGACAATTCTGATATTGATGGACATGAGTTATTCATGGAGTTAACTCTTTTGAAGCATTCTTTACCAACAGAAGCAAAAAGAGCAATAGACGTGTTGAATCATCTCAAAGATGTGGATAATTGTTATCCGAATGCTTATATTGCTTACAGAATTTTGTTGACTATACCAGTTACAGTTGCAACTGTCGAAAGAAGTTTCTCGAAGTTGAAATTGATCAAAAATTATCTTCGATCAACTATGTCACAAGAAAGATTGAACGGGCTGGCCATGCTATCAATTGAGAAGAAAATTATGGAATATCTTGATTACTCatgcttaattgatatttttgcATCAAAAACGACAAGACGTGTTATATTTAAGTGA